A genome region from Nitrosopumilus oxyclinae includes the following:
- a CDS encoding 2-oxoacid:ferredoxin oxidoreductase subunit alpha: MSSVDFTWLIGGPQGSGVESGANIFSKVCAEMGYQIFGKREFYSNIKGEHSYFAVRVTDKKINSNVNDVNLMASFDAETIFRHYDEVVSGGGIIYDSDLDVIKTDSVHTLDAPFKERLHKELESKNKPLTIAGVLEIAKENGVKLFPVSFKSILESLAEETENPRLKGLIRMYNVIGVSLSLGLVKMPTGSLINAVGEIFSSKPEIAKINQQAANYSYNYVTAKYENFEHVLSGTEKEPGTILAQGFQGTALGKMACGCRFQPYYPITPASDESVFLESNEILEISGDRPGSTAVIQTEDEISAMGMTIGGALTGTRSATCTSGPGFALMAEMLGWAGINEVPVVITNYQRSGPSTGLPTRHGQDDLLFAVHAGHGDFPKIVYASGDIEESFYDTGNCFNYAEIFQVPLIHLMDKFMASSVITCKRFDPAKITINRGKLLEKVDDGYRRFEFTDDGISPRSKLGLDNGIFWNTGDESDEIGHITEDPILRVKMMDKRMSRLDLILKEIPVDEQVKSFGIEEHTIISWGSAKGPILDAIEMLKKEGISIGFVQLKLLHPFPGDYVDSLLKDAKTIIDIEANHSGQMGKLFKQNTSRDIDYFILKYNGRAMTSTEVYDSLKKIIEKKADKREVLMHGA; the protein is encoded by the coding sequence GTGAGTTCAGTTGATTTTACTTGGCTAATTGGAGGCCCTCAAGGCAGCGGTGTTGAATCAGGTGCCAATATTTTCTCCAAAGTATGTGCTGAAATGGGCTATCAAATATTTGGAAAACGTGAATTCTACTCTAACATTAAGGGTGAACACAGTTACTTTGCAGTTAGAGTAACTGATAAAAAAATCAATTCAAATGTTAATGATGTAAATTTAATGGCGTCCTTTGACGCTGAAACAATCTTTCGTCATTATGATGAGGTAGTATCTGGTGGAGGAATAATTTATGATTCTGATTTAGATGTGATTAAAACAGACTCTGTTCATACACTTGATGCTCCATTTAAAGAAAGATTACACAAGGAGCTTGAATCTAAAAATAAACCGTTAACAATTGCAGGGGTTTTAGAGATTGCAAAAGAAAATGGTGTTAAACTATTCCCTGTATCTTTTAAATCAATTCTTGAATCATTAGCTGAAGAGACTGAGAATCCTCGATTGAAAGGATTGATTAGAATGTATAATGTAATTGGAGTTTCTTTGTCTTTAGGATTAGTCAAGATGCCTACTGGTTCACTGATAAATGCAGTTGGAGAAATCTTTTCTTCAAAACCTGAAATTGCAAAAATAAATCAACAAGCTGCAAACTATTCTTACAATTATGTTACTGCAAAATATGAAAACTTTGAACATGTCTTGTCTGGAACAGAGAAAGAACCTGGAACTATTTTGGCTCAAGGTTTTCAGGGAACTGCACTAGGAAAAATGGCATGCGGATGCAGATTCCAACCGTACTATCCAATTACTCCTGCATCTGATGAATCTGTATTTCTTGAATCAAATGAAATTTTAGAAATCTCAGGTGATAGACCTGGATCAACTGCAGTTATCCAAACTGAAGATGAAATTTCTGCAATGGGAATGACTATTGGTGGAGCACTAACTGGAACTCGCTCAGCTACATGTACATCTGGACCTGGATTTGCATTGATGGCTGAAATGTTGGGTTGGGCAGGAATTAATGAAGTGCCCGTTGTAATTACAAATTATCAAAGAAGCGGACCATCAACTGGTCTACCTACACGACATGGCCAGGATGATTTACTTTTTGCAGTACATGCAGGCCATGGTGATTTTCCAAAAATTGTTTATGCTTCAGGTGATATTGAGGAGAGTTTCTATGATACTGGAAATTGTTTCAACTATGCAGAAATTTTCCAAGTGCCATTAATCCATCTTATGGATAAATTCATGGCAAGTTCTGTAATTACTTGCAAGAGATTTGATCCTGCAAAAATTACAATCAATAGAGGAAAACTATTGGAAAAAGTAGATGATGGGTACAGACGATTTGAATTTACTGATGATGGGATATCCCCTCGTTCTAAATTGGGATTAGATAATGGAATTTTTTGGAATACTGGGGATGAGTCTGATGAAATAGGTCACATTACTGAGGATCCAATTTTACGTGTAAAAATGATGGATAAGAGGATGTCTAGATTGGATTTAATTCTAAAGGAGATACCTGTTGATGAGCAAGTAAAGTCTTTTGGCATTGAAGAGCACACAATAATTTCCTGGGGATCTGCAAAAGGTCCAATTCTTGATGCAATAGAGATGCTCAAAAAAGAGGGAATATCCATAGGATTTGTTCAACTAAAATTATTACATCCATTTCCAGGTGATTATGTTGATTCTTTATTGAAAGATGCAAAAACGATCATTGACATTGAGGCAAATCATTCAGGTCAAATGGGAAAACTTTTCAAACAAAATACATCCCGTGATATTGACTACTTTATCTTAAAATACAATGGACGAGCAATGACTAGTACTGAAGTTTATGATTCACTTAAGAAAATTATTGAAAAGAAAGCAGACAAACGTGAGGTTCTAATGCATGGCGCTTAA
- a CDS encoding 2-oxoacid:ferredoxin oxidoreductase subunit beta, whose amino-acid sequence MALKLADYKTDVHNDWCAGCGDFGIVNAIQMALAEMGVERDKAVMFSGIGCSGKTSHFINTYGVHTLHGRVLTFAQGAKIANPDLTVVAVGGDGDGLGIGAGHFVAAGRRNVDMTYIIFDNGVYGLTKGQASPTLKLGEKTKSLPSPNTNSNVNPIGLAIASGFTFVARGYSYDVRHLKDLIVQAVNHKGLSFLDVLQPCPTYNDLNTRDWYAGADLMDEAQKRHSRIYKLEDQKFDPLVHYGSEVEVNEKLSQALIKSLEWGNKIPTGVFYKNELTSPYTQRIKDKIPNYLENPPAKQKISENGTPNTDISKILDSLEV is encoded by the coding sequence ATGGCGCTTAAACTAGCAGATTACAAGACAGACGTTCACAATGATTGGTGTGCCGGATGTGGTGATTTTGGTATAGTCAATGCAATTCAGATGGCATTAGCTGAGATGGGTGTTGAAAGGGATAAAGCTGTAATGTTTTCTGGAATTGGTTGCTCTGGTAAGACATCGCATTTCATTAACACATATGGTGTGCACACATTGCATGGACGGGTTTTGACATTTGCACAAGGCGCAAAAATTGCAAATCCTGATCTTACTGTTGTTGCAGTAGGTGGAGATGGTGATGGTTTGGGAATTGGTGCTGGTCATTTTGTTGCAGCCGGTAGACGAAATGTGGATATGACTTACATTATTTTTGATAACGGGGTTTACGGTTTAACCAAAGGTCAAGCATCCCCAACTTTGAAATTAGGAGAAAAAACAAAATCATTACCTTCACCAAATACAAATTCTAATGTTAATCCAATCGGATTGGCAATTGCAAGTGGTTTTACATTTGTAGCTCGTGGTTATTCCTATGATGTTAGACATCTCAAAGATTTGATTGTGCAGGCAGTAAATCACAAAGGTCTGTCATTTCTTGATGTATTGCAACCATGTCCAACTTACAATGATCTTAACACTCGCGATTGGTATGCTGGTGCTGATTTAATGGATGAGGCTCAAAAAAGACATTCTAGAATTTACAAACTAGAAGATCAAAAGTTTGACCCGCTAGTCCACTATGGTTCTGAAGTTGAAGTAAATGAAAAACTATCTCAGGCCTTGATTAAATCACTTGAATGGGGAAACAAAATCCCAACTGGTGTATTTTACAAAAATGAACTGACATCCCCATACACTCAAAGAATTAAAGATAAAATTCCAAATTATTTGGAAAATCCTCCTGCAAAACAAAAAATTTCAGAAAATGGTACTCCTAATACTGATATTTCAAAAATATTGGATTCACTAGAAGTCTAA
- a CDS encoding coenzyme F420-0:L-glutamate ligase, whose amino-acid sequence MQLTVFPLLAERMDSKFDVFETLLKTLENNNESLQDGDVLVISTKYISNSQGRIVDLEKIITSEEGNKVSKEYQLKPEIAEIIIRESDKIFGGIGGFVITSADNIMAPNAGIDKSNAKKGLAILYPTNPYQTAEEIRRKIFLKFFIHVGVILVDSRLMPARIGTSGVAISCAGIEPVLDMRAKKDLDGNPLKVTFQAVVDNLATIANHKMGEGAESKPFAIVRNSEAVLTDRKISPSEMAISPDQCVYVRGLSNPPKV is encoded by the coding sequence GTGCAATTAACGGTTTTCCCACTATTAGCAGAAAGAATGGATTCAAAATTTGATGTTTTTGAAACATTGCTAAAAACATTAGAAAACAACAACGAGTCTTTACAAGATGGAGATGTTTTGGTAATATCTACAAAATACATCTCAAACTCACAAGGAAGAATCGTAGATTTGGAGAAAATTATCACATCAGAGGAAGGAAACAAAGTATCAAAGGAATATCAACTAAAACCAGAAATTGCAGAAATAATAATCAGAGAATCAGATAAAATTTTCGGCGGAATTGGAGGATTTGTGATTACATCAGCTGACAACATCATGGCACCAAATGCAGGAATTGACAAATCAAATGCAAAAAAAGGTCTTGCCATACTTTACCCAACTAACCCATATCAAACAGCAGAAGAAATTCGTAGAAAAATTTTCTTAAAATTTTTCATTCATGTAGGAGTTATTCTTGTAGATAGCAGACTAATGCCTGCAAGAATCGGCACATCAGGTGTTGCAATATCTTGTGCAGGTATTGAACCAGTTTTAGATATGAGAGCAAAAAAAGATCTTGATGGCAATCCATTAAAGGTTACATTTCAAGCAGTTGTAGATAATCTTGCAACAATTGCAAACCACAAGATGGGAGAAGGAGCAGAATCAAAACCATTTGCAATAGTTAGAAATTCTGAAGCTGTTCTCACAGATAGAAAAATCAGTCCATCAGAGATGGCAATTTCTCCTGATCAATGCGTTTACGTCAGAGGTCTGTCAAATCCTCCAAAGGTTTAA